Proteins encoded in a region of the Labrus bergylta chromosome 9, fLabBer1.1, whole genome shotgun sequence genome:
- the LOC109993037 gene encoding zinc-binding protein A33 — protein sequence MAEANALEELQSELTCPVCLELFRDPVILECGHHFCQVCIIQCWEAKSDELSSCPKCRKSCARKLRPNSLLCNVVDSVRRAGTMDSPAGILGWDPGCCDLEEPEERELGSSMSSLASSTGHWPRLGMDMCEEHEEKLKLYCEDDQLPICLVCGMSRDHKTHNVIPITEAFENYKDKLSVALQRVQLQSEEASIFQTQTNDKILLIKERAGDLEEMVTAEFGLLREFLLEEEERIKEKLKKQKEEKLNQLEEALTKTTEQISQLEDKAELLCMKQREEENPEQLKGIKDFIGGVESLFEPPPEVCVNLQTGEFLGPLQYRTWRKMSNLFQPAITAVTLDPNTAYPRLMVSPCHTRVQVGKIQPNLPNNPERFTRYNIVLGSKAFSSGRHYWEVEVGHKTAWGLGVATASVNRKEEISLCPDDGFWTLVLRDNGDGTSEYEACTDSEEGLIHPSKPPRRVGVFLDYSRGEVSFYDAGDMSHLFTFCDAKFKEPVFPYFNPWPIINGNNREPLTIVTPHWG from the exons ATGGCGGAGGCCAACGCGCTTGAAGAACTGCAGTCGGAGCTCACTTGCCCTGTGTGTTTGGAGCTCTTCCGTGACCCCGTGATCCTCGAGTGCGGACACCACTTCTGCCAGGTGTGCATCATCCAGTGCTGGGAGGCCAAGTCAGACGAGTTGTCGAGTTGCCCAAAGTGTAGAAAGTCGTGCGCGCGTAAACTGCGCCCAAACTCTCTGCTGTGCAACGTCGTTGACAGTGTCCGCAGAGCCGGGACCATGGACTCACCCGCGGGCATACTTGGATGGGATCCGGGTTGTTGTGACCTAGAGGAGCCGGAGGAGCGGGAGCTCGGGTCCAGTATGAGTAGCTTGGCCTCGTCCACTGGGCACTGGCCGCGCCTGGGAATGGATATGTGTGAGGAGCATGAGGAGAAGCTCAAGCTGTACTGCGAGGACGACCAGCTGCCCATCTGCCTGGTGTGTGGGATGTCCCGGGATCATAAGACCCACAATGTCATCCCAATTACAGAGGCCTTTGAAAACTATAAG GATAAGCTGTCTGTCGCTCTGCAGAGGGTTCAGCTACAGTCAGAGGAGGCCTCGATCTTCCAAACACAGACCAATGACAAGATCCTTCTCATCAAG GAGCGAGCAGGAGATCTGGAGGAGATGGTCACTGCTGAGTTTGGCCTTCTGAGGGAGTTTCTCCTTGAAGAGGAGGAGCGCATTAAAGAGAAACTGaagaagcagaaagaggagaagCTCAACCAGCTGGAGGAGGCGCTTACAAAGACCACGGAGCAAATCAGCCAGCTGGAGGATAAAGCAGAACTGCTCTGCatgaaacagagagaagaagaaaacccaGAGCAGCTCAAG GGGATCAAAGATTTCATTGGAGG TGTGGAGAGCCTGTTTGAGCCTCCTCCAGAGGTGTGTGTTAACCTGCAGACTGGAGAGTTTCTGGGACCTCTGCAGTACAGGACCTGGAGGAAAATGAGCAACCTTTTTCAGCCAG CTATCACAGCAGTGACCCTTGACCCCAACACAGCCTACCCCCGCCTGATGGTTTCACCGTGTCACACCAGAGTCCAGGTGGGGAAGATTCAGCCCAACCTGCCCAACAACCCAGAGCGCTTTACCCGCTACAACATCGTCCTGGGCTCTAAAGCCTTCTCATCAGGCAGACACTACTGGGAAGTGGAAGTGGGCCACAAGACAGCGTGGGGTCTGGGTGTAGCCACAGCCTCCGTCAACAGGAAGGAGGAGATCAGCTTGTGTCCAGATGACGGTTTTTGGACCCTGGTGCTGAGGGACAATGGCGATGGCACCAGTGAGTACGAAGCATGCACCGACTCAGAGGAAGGGTTGATTCATCCTTCCAAACCCCCCAGGAGGGTGGGGGTCTTTCTGGACTACAGTCGAGGTGAAGTGTCGTTTTATGATGCAGGAGACATGAGCCACCTCTTCACCTTCTGTGATGCAAAGTTTAAAGAGCCTGTTTTCCCGTATTTCAATCCCTGGCCGATCATTAACGGAAACAACCGCGAGCCGCTCACCATAGTAACGCCACACTGGGGATAG